A genomic window from Candidatus Paceibacter sp. includes:
- the tnpA gene encoding IS200/IS605 family transposase has protein sequence MNKRLYQLTHSTWICDYHVVWCSKYRGKVLEPPFIKQELKRMFKYIAKWKGLVIQQWHIGDEHIHLFVSIPPKYSVAYITQVMKGKTSMWLKKKTKKFPKGTLWARGYYVSTIGINEHQIRNYIKNQQHHQVEMPTLF, from the coding sequence ATGAACAAGCGATTGTATCAGCTGACCCACTCAACATGGATCTGCGATTATCACGTTGTCTGGTGTTCCAAATACCGTGGAAAAGTGTTGGAACCACCTTTTATTAAACAAGAGCTGAAAAGAATGTTCAAGTACATAGCCAAATGGAAAGGACTTGTAATCCAGCAGTGGCACATCGGAGACGAACACATCCATCTGTTTGTATCCATTCCGCCCAAATATTCCGTCGCCTACATAACCCAGGTAATGAAAGGAAAAACCTCAATGTGGCTGAAGAAAAAGACCAAGAAATTCCCGAAAGGAACGCTGTGGGCAAGAGGCTATTATGTTTCCACCATCGGCATTAACGAACACCAGATAAGAAACTACATCAAAAACCAGCAACACCACCAAGTGGAAATGCCCACGCTGTTTTAA
- a CDS encoding transposase: MIREEKLTIGEYYHVYSRVILGMPEFSDKDNANKLAQTFLLANSTKSSQAFDYLRNYRTATLEKAIEISKSGERLSEILCYAIMPNHYHLLIKEIKENGVSDFIRRCNTSIAKYINTKNERRGSLFEGSFKAKHIDSNEYLLHLSVYIHLNPLDFLSSKDWRENKLKNWELEKKKILSYKWSSLRHYLTPSSTSDVDEIISGIEIIKNQFKDESDYERFIKEWSVDSLNKMGGLIIE; encoded by the coding sequence CATGTATATAGCAGGGTTATTTTGGGCATGCCGGAATTTAGCGACAAAGACAATGCAAACAAATTAGCCCAAACATTTTTATTAGCCAACTCAACAAAATCCAGTCAGGCTTTCGATTATCTTAGAAATTACCGAACAGCCACGCTTGAAAAAGCGATTGAAATATCAAAATCAGGGGAAAGACTTTCAGAAATATTATGCTACGCAATAATGCCCAATCATTATCATCTTTTAATAAAAGAAATTAAAGAAAACGGAGTAAGTGATTTTATAAGAAGATGCAATACATCAATAGCAAAGTATATAAACACAAAAAATGAAAGGAGGGGTTCTTTGTTTGAAGGCAGTTTCAAAGCAAAGCATATTGATTCAAATGAATATCTTTTGCATTTGTCAGTTTACATACACTTAAACCCTTTGGATTTTCTGAGTAGTAAGGATTGGAGAGAAAATAAATTAAAAAACTGGGAATTGGAAAAGAAAAAAATCCTAAGCTACAAATGGTCAAGTTTAAGACACTACCTTACCCCTTCATCGACGTCGGACGTCGATGAGATAATATCAGGAATTGAAATTATCAAAAATCAATTTAAAGACGAGTCGGACTACGAAAGATTTATAAAAGAGTGGTCTGTTGACTCATTAAATAAAATGGGTGGTTTAATTATTGAGTAG
- a CDS encoding prepilin-type N-terminal cleavage/methylation domain-containing protein: MINKKKGFTLIELLVVIAIIGILSSVVLASLNSARTKSRDAKRISDLKQVQLALEYYFDANRTYPTTAALSNTAGTFGTALSAALVTTGYLPTIPDDPISATYEYYYQPATFSGGTYTACSSGCTSYVLGARLEDVNNPVLTSDTDVTVGTVFYGNAASCIASGGTEQCFSVTN, from the coding sequence ATGATTAACAAAAAGAAAGGTTTTACCCTCATTGAATTGCTGGTCGTCATCGCCATCATCGGCATTCTTTCCTCCGTTGTTTTGGCTTCGTTAAACAGCGCGAGAACGAAATCAAGGGACGCCAAGAGAATTTCTGACCTGAAACAAGTTCAGTTAGCATTGGAATATTATTTTGATGCTAACAGAACATATCCAACGACAGCCGCCCTTAGCAATACTGCTGGTACTTTTGGCACAGCTTTAAGCGCTGCACTGGTTACAACCGGCTATCTCCCAACAATTCCAGACGATCCAATTTCAGCCACTTACGAATATTATTATCAGCCTGCTACGTTTAGCGGCGGAACATACACTGCTTGCAGCTCAGGTTGTACGTCTTATGTTCTTGGAGCGAGGCTTGAAGATGTAAATAATCCGGTGCTTACTTCTGATACTGATGTTACGGTTGGTACGGTTTTCTATGGCAACGCAGCGTCTTGTATTGCGAGCGGTGGAACAGAACAATGTTTCTCTGTCACTAATTAG
- a CDS encoding type II secretion system F family protein translates to MLYQYTAVNMEGQSSSGSIEASSMEVAINSLQNRGLIITFIKPTKEKGGLFGGLSASFGFFNRVKPRDIVILSRQLSTLFEAKISVLDSLRLMSGQTKNLRLKSVLTEIVEDIKGGSPLSASMGKHPDVFSPFYANMVKSGEESGKLEEIFRALADHLERSYELASKTKNALIYPAFVVITFFIVMILMLTFVIPKLTAVLIDSGQQIPIYTRILIGVSDFFKQFGVFIMIGLMGGAAFMWRYSKTPKGKMAISSLQTTIPFVGGLYTKFYVSRMTDNMETLLSAGVPAIRSLEISADVVGNEVYKKILTDASLEVKGGKSISDSFSRYEEIPMMVTQMVKIGEETGKLDFMLKTLSKFYKKEVDTTVDTLVSLIEPVMIVFLGGAVGILLISILGPIYNMTAAF, encoded by the coding sequence GGCCATAAACTCCCTGCAAAACAGGGGACTCATCATCACCTTTATCAAGCCGACCAAAGAGAAAGGAGGATTATTTGGCGGACTTTCGGCCAGTTTCGGGTTCTTCAATCGCGTCAAACCTAGAGACATCGTTATTTTATCCCGCCAGTTGTCCACCCTTTTTGAGGCCAAAATATCAGTGCTGGATTCGCTCAGGTTGATGTCCGGACAGACTAAGAACCTGCGGCTTAAAAGCGTCCTGACGGAAATCGTGGAGGACATCAAAGGCGGCTCGCCGCTTTCCGCCTCCATGGGCAAGCACCCCGACGTGTTTTCCCCGTTTTACGCTAACATGGTCAAGTCCGGCGAGGAGTCCGGCAAGCTGGAAGAAATATTCCGCGCCCTGGCCGATCATTTGGAACGCTCCTACGAGCTCGCCAGTAAAACGAAAAACGCCCTCATTTATCCCGCGTTCGTCGTCATTACTTTTTTCATAGTTATGATTCTGATGCTCACTTTCGTCATACCCAAACTGACGGCGGTGCTGATAGACAGCGGCCAGCAGATACCCATTTACACCAGAATACTCATCGGAGTCAGCGATTTCTTCAAGCAGTTTGGCGTGTTCATAATGATAGGGCTTATGGGCGGGGCGGCGTTTATGTGGCGCTATTCCAAAACTCCAAAGGGTAAAATGGCCATTTCCAGCCTTCAGACGACAATACCTTTCGTCGGCGGGCTTTACACCAAGTTTTACGTTTCCAGAATGACGGACAATATGGAAACGCTTCTTTCCGCCGGCGTGCCGGCCATCCGATCGCTCGAGATATCGGCCGACGTAGTGGGCAACGAGGTATACAAGAAAATTCTTACCGACGCTTCGCTGGAAGTAAAAGGAGGCAAGTCCATCTCGGACTCATTTTCCCGCTACGAAGAAATACCGATGATGGTGACGCAGATGGTCAAAATCGGGGAAGAAACGGGCAAACTGGACTTTATGCTCAAAACCTTGAGTAAATTCTACAAAAAGGAAGTGGACACCACCGTGGATACGCTGGTCAGCCTGATAGAGCCGGTGATGATAGTGTTTCTAGGCGGCGCCGTCGGCATCCTGCTTATTTCCATTCTCGGGCCGATTTATAATATGACAGCGGCGTTTTGA
- a CDS encoding type II secretion system protein encodes MKKQFKKGFTLIELLVVIAIIGILSSVVLASLNSARVKARDVKRIADLKQIRTALDMYYNDNNQEYPADLAALVTGNYMPATPADPLNSGNYIYQYTGISSDVSGAPCDSYHIGATLEDTGNAIFDSDIDNEGGGTVCTGGTGSDFDGGGVDYCGSSTATTDACYDLKP; translated from the coding sequence ATGAAAAAACAGTTTAAAAAGGGTTTTACTTTAATAGAGCTCTTGGTTGTCATTGCCATTATCGGCATACTCTCCAGCGTGGTTTTGGCCAGCCTCAACTCGGCCAGAGTAAAAGCCAGAGATGTCAAAAGAATAGCCGACTTAAAGCAAATAAGGACAGCTCTTGATATGTACTATAACGACAACAACCAGGAGTATCCGGCCGACCTCGCGGCTTTGGTAACCGGCAATTATATGCCGGCAACCCCGGCGGACCCGCTTAATTCCGGCAATTACATTTACCAGTACACTGGTATTTCCAGTGATGTAAGCGGCGCACCGTGCGACAGCTATCATATTGGCGCCACTTTGGAAGACACCGGCAACGCCATCTTTGATTCTGATATTGACAATGAAGGTGGCGGAACGGTTTGTACTGGAGGAACAGGATCAGATTTTGATGGCGGCGGGGTTGACTACTGTGGAAGTTCAACGGCGACCACCGATGCTTGTTATGACTTGAAACCGTAA